From Halomicrobium salinisoli, the proteins below share one genomic window:
- a CDS encoding ferredoxin, protein MYTVTVDREACDGVFACLVRDDRFVEDDDGLAGFDAGEAVELKRTAESVTATFDDDRREDAEQAAAACPLDAITVADAAAEDDAETEGVEA, encoded by the coding sequence ATGTACACAGTCACCGTCGACCGCGAGGCCTGCGACGGCGTGTTCGCCTGCCTCGTCCGGGACGACCGCTTCGTCGAGGACGACGACGGGCTGGCCGGTTTCGACGCCGGCGAGGCCGTGGAGCTGAAGCGGACGGCGGAGAGCGTGACGGCCACGTTCGACGACGACCGGCGCGAGGACGCCGAGCAGGCCGCCGCGGCGTGTCCGCTGGACGCGATCACCGTAGCGGACGCCGCGGCGGAAGACGACGCCGAGACAGAGGGGGTGGAAGCATGA
- a CDS encoding CbtA family protein: MATDHLERGALAGVAGGLVYGLFVATVGNAFTAGLETFEPDHGHGGGLAVSDLTTAAAGVGGGVLWGLLFGVAVFGIAYYFLEPALPGSGATRRFALAAAGFLTVSGAPWLVLPPQPPGVEQSLGTEPRMLWYGGMMVAGATVAVLSGLAHRRTAGRHTAVRAAATLAPLALLAIPAALAPANPVHGHVPAALASAYRWTVVFGQVALWTTIAAVHAWFDDPELAAVDTDYPSTAD, translated from the coding sequence ATGGCGACCGACCACCTCGAACGCGGCGCGCTCGCGGGCGTCGCCGGCGGCCTCGTCTACGGCCTGTTCGTCGCGACCGTCGGCAACGCGTTCACCGCCGGCCTCGAGACGTTCGAGCCCGACCACGGCCACGGCGGCGGCCTAGCCGTCTCCGATCTGACGACGGCCGCGGCCGGCGTCGGCGGCGGCGTCCTCTGGGGCCTGCTGTTCGGGGTGGCCGTCTTCGGAATCGCGTACTACTTCCTCGAACCGGCGCTGCCCGGCTCCGGCGCGACCCGGCGGTTCGCGCTGGCCGCGGCCGGGTTCCTGACCGTCTCCGGCGCGCCGTGGCTCGTCCTGCCGCCCCAGCCGCCGGGCGTCGAGCAGTCGCTGGGGACGGAGCCTCGGATGCTCTGGTACGGCGGGATGATGGTCGCGGGCGCTACCGTCGCGGTACTTTCCGGGCTGGCCCACAGGCGGACCGCCGGGCGGCACACGGCAGTCAGAGCCGCGGCGACGCTGGCGCCGCTGGCGCTGCTGGCGATTCCCGCCGCGCTCGCGCCGGCGAATCCGGTTCACGGCCACGTGCCCGCCGCGCTGGCTTCGGCCTACCGCTGGACGGTGGTCTTCGGTCAGGTCGCGCTGTGGACGACCATCGCCGCTGTCCACGCCTGGTTCGACGATCCCGAACTCGCGGCGGTCGACACCGACTACCCCTCGACGGCGGACTGA
- the cobJ gene encoding precorrin-3B C(17)-methyltransferase encodes MSTDSDTTDASTESESKCGASEARSASNASGETASAAEAETSTDTSSKCGASATDTSNDSASKCGSPSDSSSSSSCGASSSDEEEEVGATVDDFDAEPGRLVAVGLGPGQPEGMTQRAHTALQEAEHIVGYTTYVDLLPDEITDDAEDIYDTPMCGEVSRTEEAIDRALAGNHVAIIGSGDPNVYALAGLALEILESKGATASMVDFDVVPGVPAAQSCAARVGAPLVNDTVSVSLSDHLTDMPTIESRLHAAAKEGFTITIYNPWSRKRRDNYEKCCEILLEHRDPETPVGVVHAAGREDEQVEIVELGDLPELGETDLVDMTTTLLVGNEDTYVWDERMVTPRGYETKYDY; translated from the coding sequence ATGAGCACTGACAGCGACACCACCGACGCGAGTACAGAGTCCGAATCGAAGTGCGGAGCGAGCGAGGCGCGAAGCGCCTCGAACGCGAGCGGTGAAACCGCGAGCGCGGCTGAGGCGGAGACTAGCACCGACACGTCCTCGAAGTGTGGCGCCTCGGCGACGGACACCAGCAACGACAGCGCATCGAAGTGCGGCTCGCCGAGCGACTCGTCGAGTTCCTCCTCCTGCGGCGCGTCGTCCAGCGACGAGGAGGAGGAGGTCGGCGCCACGGTCGACGACTTCGACGCCGAGCCGGGCCGCCTCGTCGCCGTCGGCCTCGGCCCCGGCCAGCCGGAGGGTATGACCCAGCGGGCGCACACGGCGCTGCAGGAGGCCGAGCACATCGTGGGCTACACCACCTACGTCGACCTCTTGCCCGACGAAATCACCGACGATGCGGAGGACATCTACGACACGCCGATGTGCGGCGAGGTCTCCCGGACCGAGGAGGCAATCGACCGCGCGCTCGCGGGCAACCACGTCGCGATCATCGGCAGCGGCGACCCGAACGTGTACGCGCTGGCGGGCCTCGCCCTGGAGATCCTCGAATCCAAGGGCGCGACCGCGTCGATGGTCGACTTCGACGTCGTCCCCGGCGTCCCGGCCGCGCAGTCCTGCGCCGCCCGCGTGGGCGCCCCCCTCGTGAACGACACCGTCTCCGTCTCGCTGTCGGACCACCTGACGGACATGCCGACCATCGAGTCCCGCCTCCACGCCGCGGCCAAGGAGGGGTTCACGATTACCATCTACAACCCCTGGAGCCGCAAGCGGCGGGACAACTACGAGAAGTGCTGCGAGATCCTGCTGGAGCACCGCGACCCCGAGACGCCCGTCGGCGTCGTCCACGCGGCCGGCCGCGAGGACGAGCAGGTCGAGATCGTCGAACTGGGAGACCTGCCGGAACTGGGCGAGACCGACCTCGTGGACATGACCACGACGCTGCTCGTCGGCAACGAGGACACCTACGTCTGGGACGAACGCATGGTCACGCCGCGTGGCTACGAGACGAAATACGATTACTGA
- a CDS encoding CbtB domain-containing protein codes for MERETDTVRGRIDLAAGTLTGTQLALAVGFVAALGFTLLFLQEPLAHDALHNFRHSAGVTCH; via the coding sequence ATGGAGAGAGAGACCGACACAGTCCGCGGCCGGATCGACCTGGCCGCGGGGACGCTCACGGGGACGCAACTGGCGCTGGCCGTCGGCTTCGTGGCCGCGCTCGGCTTTACGCTCCTGTTCCTGCAGGAACCGCTCGCCCACGACGCCTTGCACAACTTCCGCCACTCGGCGGGCGTCACCTGCCACTGA
- a CDS encoding phosphotransferase family protein, which translates to MTDESMPAVADQAIRGMVRYLEPSWEVAAIERADHGTDSVALLEVETPAGDRSVVLKAATADHVSPERARTEPRLLTLVGRETGIPVPDVFGYCDDHEAFPAPFYLMERVDGENFENRADELSPRARERVFREAGEHLAELHDLGPLPRVGGVGVRDGELAVPEDGDHDGFHDWLLASYEDTLDSLADGGYFPDLADDQSRFADLVPDVRRYLRETVPELPDPGPPTYCNKDYRYGNLLLDPETGEARAVLDWGNVMAAPPAFNLASTESLLLTPDVEGTDRAVELRDALRTAYADARDEWTFDEATEERLRVYRLACRLDAMACLPLWYPDRDEREQRAADHRRFVARYV; encoded by the coding sequence ATGACCGACGAGTCGATGCCGGCAGTCGCCGACCAGGCTATCCGAGGGATGGTCCGCTACCTGGAACCGTCCTGGGAGGTCGCCGCGATCGAGCGGGCCGATCACGGCACCGACTCGGTGGCCCTCCTCGAGGTCGAGACGCCGGCGGGCGACCGCTCCGTCGTCCTGAAGGCGGCGACCGCCGACCACGTCTCGCCCGAGCGAGCTCGTACCGAACCGCGGCTGCTGACGCTGGTCGGCCGAGAGACGGGGATTCCGGTCCCGGACGTCTTCGGCTACTGCGACGACCACGAGGCGTTCCCCGCGCCGTTCTACCTGATGGAACGCGTCGACGGCGAGAACTTCGAGAACCGTGCGGACGAGCTGTCGCCGCGGGCGCGCGAGCGGGTCTTCCGCGAGGCCGGCGAGCACCTCGCCGAACTGCACGACCTCGGGCCGCTGCCGCGCGTCGGCGGCGTCGGCGTCCGCGACGGCGAACTGGCCGTGCCCGAGGACGGCGACCACGACGGGTTCCACGACTGGCTGCTCGCCTCTTACGAGGACACGCTCGACAGCCTCGCCGACGGCGGGTACTTCCCGGATCTCGCCGACGACCAGTCGCGGTTCGCGGACCTGGTGCCCGACGTGCGTCGGTACCTCAGAGAGACGGTCCCGGAACTTCCCGACCCGGGCCCGCCGACGTACTGCAACAAGGACTACCGCTACGGCAACCTGCTGCTCGATCCGGAGACCGGCGAGGCGCGGGCGGTCCTCGACTGGGGAAACGTCATGGCGGCCCCGCCCGCGTTCAACCTCGCGAGTACCGAGTCGTTGCTGCTCACGCCCGACGTGGAAGGCACCGATCGGGCGGTGGAACTCAGAGACGCGCTACGGACGGCCTACGCCGACGCTCGCGACGAGTGGACCTTCGACGAGGCGACGGAGGAGCGACTGCGAGTCTATCGACTCGCCTGCCGGCTGGACGCGATGGCGTGTCTCCCGCTGTGGTATCCGGACCGCGACGAGCGCGAGCAGCGCGCGGCCGATCATCGGCGGTTCGTCGCGAGGTACGTCTGA
- a CDS encoding CbiX/SirB N-terminal domain-containing protein, translating into MSRTTSAPDSLDDEAVLLVGHGSRREKSNEQVRELAADLEGRLGVPVDAAFLELAEPAIDEAVDGLAPTVSSITVVHLSLFAASHVKNDVPLAVEQARERHPELTIDNGAHLGVHPAILDLLDDRAAAVEDELGVDREDDEVAAVVCARGSSDPDANADVYKLARLLYEGREFDRVEASFIGVTEPLLDDTLHDLAKTRPDAVVVLPYMLGDGVLTGRIKDGAREFDDDYPYVDAAPGEPLGTDPRLLDVLGDRWQEARTGSVDMSCDTCKYKVELDGYEEDQGGARAMLRALTHQAEHADRGDVDDDPHVHDAPEKHVAVCTNQTCAADGSPAVLERLRQAARDSDECDARITRSSCLGRCGDGPMVAVYPDGVWYGGVESDDADRIVSDHLDRDRIVSDLVDQTL; encoded by the coding sequence ATGAGCCGGACCACGAGCGCCCCGGACAGCCTCGACGACGAGGCCGTGCTGCTCGTCGGTCACGGCTCGCGCCGCGAGAAGTCCAACGAGCAGGTCAGGGAGCTTGCGGCCGACCTGGAGGGACGGCTCGGCGTCCCCGTCGACGCCGCGTTCCTCGAACTCGCGGAGCCGGCCATCGACGAGGCCGTCGACGGGCTCGCGCCGACCGTCTCGTCGATTACCGTCGTCCACCTGTCGCTGTTCGCCGCCAGCCACGTCAAGAACGACGTGCCGCTGGCCGTCGAGCAGGCCCGCGAGCGCCACCCCGAGCTGACCATCGACAACGGCGCGCACCTCGGCGTCCACCCGGCCATCCTCGACCTACTGGACGACCGCGCCGCGGCCGTCGAGGACGAACTGGGCGTCGACCGCGAGGACGACGAGGTCGCGGCGGTCGTCTGCGCCCGCGGCTCCAGCGACCCGGACGCCAACGCCGACGTCTACAAACTGGCCCGGCTGCTCTACGAAGGCCGGGAGTTCGACCGCGTCGAGGCGTCGTTCATCGGCGTCACGGAACCGCTGCTCGACGATACCCTGCACGACCTCGCGAAGACGCGGCCGGACGCCGTCGTCGTCCTCCCCTACATGCTCGGCGATGGCGTGCTGACGGGCCGGATCAAGGACGGCGCCCGCGAGTTCGACGACGACTACCCCTACGTCGACGCCGCGCCGGGCGAGCCGCTGGGGACGGATCCCCGGCTGCTGGACGTCCTCGGCGACCGCTGGCAGGAGGCCCGCACGGGCAGCGTCGACATGTCCTGTGACACCTGCAAGTACAAGGTCGAACTCGACGGCTACGAGGAGGACCAGGGCGGCGCCCGGGCGATGCTGCGGGCGCTGACCCACCAGGCGGAGCACGCCGACCGCGGGGACGTCGACGACGACCCGCACGTCCACGACGCGCCGGAGAAGCACGTCGCCGTCTGCACGAACCAGACCTGCGCCGCCGACGGGTCACCCGCCGTGCTGGAGCGGTTGCGACAGGCCGCCCGGGACAGCGACGAGTGCGACGCCCGGATCACGCGCTCGTCGTGTCTCGGGCGCTGCGGGGACGGCCCGATGGTCGCCGTCTACCCCGACGGCGTCTGGTACGGCGGCGTCGAGAGCGACGACGCCGACCGCATCGTCTCCGACCACCTCGATCGGGACCGTATCGTATCCGACTTAGTGGATCAGACACTGTGA
- a CDS encoding ATP-binding protein, which translates to MVAPGGGKKASQGPSFADVVGQDDLKEGLLAVAANDDLDGLLIRGEKGTAKSTTVRALADLLPAQRAVADCPYGCPPDDPARQCEDCRERADLPVEERSVPLVTLPLGATRDRVVGTLSVADALDGDHEFDPGLLARANRGVLYVDEVNLLDDHLVDVLLDAAASGVNRVERDGVTVAHPAEFTLIGTMNPEEGDLRPQLRDRFALQTEVSACEDLDDRVAVIDQALGDSEASEQIGEAPESPRERLRDARDRLADVELADEFREEIAELCRDAGLDGHRGDIATARAARTFAALDGRTAVLETDVERAAEFALPHRLKSRPFEDAPDVDDVLDDHFEDDAEGEGQGDGDAHGEDGTAGDEPADADEGETGDEADDAGEESEPGGTGVGDGESDSGPDSDGDSEADDEPSEDGDGATESPAPAGADGDGDSNAEVGDESSCDDAEEDADDEATPLLPGQSRAGVGDSAAPHVDAPSVDTGGGTASGRADAAGADRGSRVRTERADSTADVDVAASVRAAASRGVDRVDSRDLRKSVRAGDAGTLVVFAVDASASMRPAMRAAKGTVLELLEDAYQARDEVAFVAFAGEDADVVLPPTDSVSLAARHLKELPTGDRTPLPAGLATAGEVVERADPDAAVAVIVTDGRANAVDGSPVEATRSATRTLAEAADETVVVDAGEGDGRAGLLDVIAAETDASVVPLSALSAERVDGLAGR; encoded by the coding sequence ATGGTTGCACCCGGCGGCGGCAAAAAGGCTTCGCAGGGGCCGTCGTTCGCGGACGTGGTCGGCCAGGACGACCTGAAAGAGGGCCTGCTGGCCGTCGCCGCGAACGACGACCTGGACGGCCTGCTGATCCGCGGCGAGAAGGGCACGGCGAAGTCCACGACGGTCCGCGCGCTCGCCGATCTCCTGCCCGCCCAGCGCGCCGTCGCGGACTGCCCGTACGGTTGCCCGCCCGACGACCCCGCCCGCCAGTGCGAGGACTGCCGCGAGCGGGCCGATCTGCCCGTCGAGGAGCGGTCGGTCCCCCTCGTGACGCTCCCGCTCGGAGCCACCCGGGACCGCGTGGTCGGGACGCTCTCCGTGGCCGACGCCCTCGACGGCGACCACGAGTTCGATCCCGGCCTGCTCGCGCGGGCCAACCGCGGCGTCCTCTACGTGGACGAGGTGAACCTGCTGGACGACCACCTCGTGGACGTCCTGCTGGACGCCGCCGCCAGCGGGGTCAACCGCGTCGAGCGCGACGGCGTGACCGTCGCCCACCCCGCCGAGTTCACGCTGATCGGGACGATGAACCCCGAGGAGGGCGACCTCCGCCCGCAGTTGCGCGATCGGTTCGCCCTCCAGACCGAGGTGTCCGCCTGCGAGGACCTCGACGACCGAGTCGCGGTGATCGATCAGGCACTGGGGGACAGCGAGGCGAGCGAACAGATCGGGGAGGCGCCCGAGTCCCCGCGCGAGCGCCTTCGCGACGCTCGCGACCGACTGGCGGACGTCGAACTCGCCGACGAGTTCCGCGAGGAGATCGCCGAGCTGTGCCGCGACGCCGGCCTGGACGGCCACCGCGGTGACATCGCCACCGCCCGCGCGGCCCGGACCTTCGCCGCGCTCGATGGCCGGACCGCCGTGCTGGAGACCGACGTCGAACGGGCGGCCGAGTTCGCGCTGCCACACCGGCTGAAATCGCGGCCGTTCGAGGACGCGCCCGACGTCGACGACGTGCTCGACGACCACTTCGAGGACGACGCGGAGGGTGAAGGCCAGGGGGACGGGGATGCCCACGGCGAGGACGGCACAGCCGGCGACGAGCCAGCGGATGCCGACGAGGGCGAGACCGGAGACGAAGCGGACGACGCCGGTGAGGAAAGTGAACCAGGCGGGACAGGGGTGGGCGACGGCGAATCTGACTCTGGGCCGGACTCGGACGGCGACTCGGAAGCAGACGACGAGCCGAGCGAAGACGGCGACGGAGCCACGGAGTCCCCGGCGCCCGCCGGCGCGGACGGCGACGGCGACTCGAACGCCGAGGTCGGAGACGAGTCCTCCTGCGACGATGCCGAAGAGGACGCCGACGACGAGGCGACGCCGCTCCTGCCCGGCCAGTCACGCGCAGGCGTCGGCGACAGCGCCGCCCCCCACGTGGACGCCCCGTCCGTCGACACCGGCGGCGGCACCGCGAGCGGGCGTGCGGACGCCGCCGGCGCGGACAGGGGGTCGCGGGTCCGGACGGAGCGGGCTGACTCGACGGCCGATGTCGACGTGGCGGCGTCCGTCCGCGCGGCGGCCAGCAGAGGCGTAGACCGCGTCGACTCGCGCGACCTCCGGAAGTCCGTCAGGGCGGGCGACGCCGGGACGCTCGTGGTGTTCGCCGTCGACGCCAGCGCCTCGATGCGGCCGGCGATGCGCGCGGCGAAGGGGACCGTACTCGAACTATTGGAGGACGCCTATCAGGCCCGCGACGAGGTCGCGTTCGTCGCCTTCGCCGGTGAGGACGCCGACGTCGTGCTCCCGCCGACCGACAGCGTCTCGCTGGCCGCGCGCCACCTCAAGGAGCTCCCGACCGGCGATCGGACGCCGCTGCCCGCGGGGCTCGCTACCGCCGGCGAGGTCGTCGAACGCGCGGACCCGGACGCCGCGGTCGCCGTGATCGTCACGGACGGTCGGGCCAACGCGGTCGACGGCAGCCCGGTCGAGGCGACGCGGTCGGCCACCCGAACGCTGGCCGAGGCCGCAGACGAGACGGTCGTCGTCGACGCCGGCGAGGGCGACGGCCGCGCCGGGCTGCTCGACGTGATCGCCGCGGAGACGGACGCGTCGGTCGTCCCGCTGTCGGCGCTGTCAGCGGAGCGCGTCGACGGCCTCGCCGGCCGCTGA
- a CDS encoding cobalamin biosynthesis protein yields MSIETGIPDDMLAAHPETAYFWGRVAADGECERDCVTVRTNDETAARRLAAIAGADQVDQRIHEREYAHDATVTRREDEYTVQVFGSLADRASAALGLPYDGEAGGYRLDALRKHDRELLRGLLEGCGTVCYKSADDEDEEDAVGVSFVHEDEQLLRTVQTLLDRVPVDAPHGDLSDASSGYWFGLDDAAAPDFGQWVYEGSDDTGLFAPSRRRKLRRSIERVEP; encoded by the coding sequence ATGAGCATCGAGACCGGCATCCCGGACGACATGCTCGCTGCCCACCCCGAGACGGCGTACTTCTGGGGCCGGGTCGCCGCCGACGGGGAGTGCGAGCGTGACTGCGTGACCGTCCGGACGAACGACGAGACGGCGGCCCGTCGGCTTGCCGCGATCGCCGGTGCGGATCAGGTCGACCAGCGCATCCACGAGCGCGAGTACGCGCACGACGCTACGGTCACTCGCCGTGAGGACGAGTACACGGTCCAGGTGTTCGGCTCGCTGGCCGACCGCGCCAGCGCCGCGCTCGGCCTCCCGTACGACGGCGAGGCGGGCGGCTACCGGCTCGACGCCCTCCGCAAGCACGACCGGGAGCTCCTGCGCGGCCTGCTGGAGGGCTGCGGGACGGTCTGCTACAAGTCAGCGGACGACGAGGACGAGGAGGACGCCGTGGGCGTCTCGTTCGTCCACGAGGACGAGCAACTGCTGCGGACCGTCCAGACACTCCTCGACCGCGTTCCGGTCGATGCGCCCCACGGCGACCTCTCGGACGCATCGTCGGGCTACTGGTTCGGGCTGGACGACGCGGCCGCTCCCGACTTCGGCCAGTGGGTCTACGAGGGCAGCGACGACACGGGCCTGTTCGCCCCGAGTCGACGCCGGAAGCTCCGGCGGTCGATCGAGCGAGTCGAGCCATGA
- a CDS encoding PQQ-binding-like beta-propeller repeat protein, whose amino-acid sequence MSSQYASSASLGEAPPARSRHQGRRSAVVATDEWVVAGLADGGVVGFDHDLTRRWRWKVSTGPDEADPSVVAAAPLGDTVVAGERSARGEIRCHDAATGEVRWRLRAADDVGGPQKDTRFFLPFVASLASDGDRCYAAARRYERTNGGDRHFESAVYAIESDGSIAWTYETDASPISVDVRGDRVGVTYNRCPGEHQHGLVVLDAADGSPRWMWDPGTEGQRRAGDVSLLDEGAVVASHGDYCGYRLGSGGAERWRLPLATPADVDGETVYAYPNHVHATGEGAVFVTGNTYPEEGRETEARHPDEHTAVGVSLDGEQRWSASVGGFASGVGAAGSLVAVPGAQHFRDRDADAHALRLFDVERGQVAVHDIDGVAAAAAVAGDAAVAVEEPVVYHDEGTERGAYRLHRRETSVEFTD is encoded by the coding sequence ATGAGTAGTCAGTACGCTTCGAGTGCTTCGCTCGGGGAGGCACCGCCCGCACGGTCGCGCCACCAGGGCCGGCGCTCGGCGGTCGTCGCGACCGACGAGTGGGTCGTCGCGGGCCTGGCCGATGGCGGCGTAGTCGGGTTCGACCACGACCTCACGCGGCGGTGGCGCTGGAAGGTGTCTACGGGCCCGGACGAAGCCGACCCCAGCGTCGTCGCCGCGGCGCCGCTGGGCGACACCGTCGTCGCGGGCGAGCGGAGCGCCCGCGGCGAGATCCGCTGTCACGACGCCGCCACCGGCGAGGTCCGCTGGCGCCTGCGCGCGGCCGACGACGTCGGCGGCCCGCAGAAGGACACCCGCTTCTTCCTACCGTTCGTCGCGAGCCTCGCCAGCGACGGCGACCGCTGCTACGCGGCCGCTCGCCGGTACGAGCGGACGAACGGGGGCGACCGGCACTTCGAGAGCGCCGTCTACGCGATCGAGTCTGACGGGTCGATCGCCTGGACCTACGAGACGGACGCGTCGCCTATCTCCGTCGACGTCCGCGGCGACCGCGTGGGCGTGACGTACAACCGGTGTCCCGGCGAGCACCAGCACGGGCTGGTCGTCCTCGACGCCGCCGACGGGTCACCCCGGTGGATGTGGGACCCCGGCACCGAGGGCCAGCGCCGGGCCGGCGACGTCTCACTGCTCGACGAGGGCGCCGTCGTCGCCAGCCACGGCGACTACTGCGGCTACCGCCTGGGATCCGGCGGCGCCGAGCGCTGGCGACTCCCGCTGGCGACGCCGGCGGACGTCGACGGCGAGACGGTCTACGCCTACCCGAACCACGTCCACGCGACGGGCGAGGGGGCGGTCTTCGTGACGGGCAATACCTATCCTGAGGAGGGCCGCGAGACCGAAGCGCGCCACCCGGACGAACATACCGCAGTGGGCGTGTCGCTGGATGGAGAGCAACGCTGGTCGGCGTCCGTCGGCGGGTTCGCCAGCGGCGTCGGTGCAGCGGGGTCGCTCGTCGCCGTGCCGGGTGCCCAGCACTTCCGCGACCGCGACGCCGACGCGCACGCGCTCCGACTCTTCGACGTAGAGCGGGGACAGGTCGCCGTCCACGACATCGACGGCGTGGCCGCCGCGGCCGCCGTCGCGGGCGACGCCGCGGTCGCCGTGGAGGAACCCGTCGTATACCACGACGAGGGGACCGAGCGCGGGGCGTATCGGCTCCACCGCCGGGAAACCTCGGTCGAATTCACGGACTGA
- a CDS encoding DUF3209 family protein, translated as MSCYEIEALRLGLLNVLGTDDDHAREHAEQELEGHLDGPIEGLANADTLAEIERHLDAALVDLEEEIAQADEDDPEYDYLRGRLVAVRDAERAVHRITAQGEDVLAGLGEAHDVLHEAFPVDE; from the coding sequence ATGAGCTGCTACGAGATCGAAGCGCTGCGACTCGGCCTGCTGAACGTCCTCGGCACCGACGACGACCACGCCCGCGAGCACGCGGAGCAGGAACTGGAGGGCCACCTCGACGGCCCCATCGAGGGGCTGGCGAACGCCGACACCCTCGCGGAGATCGAACGCCACCTCGACGCGGCGCTCGTGGATCTGGAGGAGGAGATCGCGCAGGCGGACGAGGACGACCCCGAGTACGACTACCTCCGGGGACGGCTCGTCGCCGTCCGCGACGCCGAGCGGGCGGTCCACCGGATCACGGCGCAGGGAGAGGACGTCCTCGCGGGCCTGGGCGAGGCCCACGACGTCCTCCACGAGGCCTTCCCAGTGGATGAGTAG